From Xanthomonas sp. 10-10:
TCAAGCGGTAATACATCAGGAACGCCAACCCGGTGCAGACCACGCCCAACGCGGTCGCGCAGACCCAGGCCACTGCCGGCACCGGCGTGGTCGGCCACTGCAGCCAGGCCAACGGCGCCAGCAGCAACGCACTGCAGCCCAGCGTGGAGGCCGCCGATGCGGCCGGTGGCAGGTCGCCCATGTGGCGCTTCACCAGGTTGTAGCCGATGCCGTACAGCAGCGAGGCGGTCGCCCCTGCCAATGCCGCCGGTCCCACGCTCAACCCGGCCGATTTGCCGGTCGCCAGCACCAGCACGCCGATGAATCCGACCAGCAAGGCCAGCGCGCGCCGCGTGCCGATGCGTTCGCCAAAGAACAGGAACGCGATCAAGGCGGTGAACAACACCGTCATCGCATTGCAGATCGCACCGACGGCGGCCGGCGCGTGCTGCGCGCCCCACGCGAACAGCAAGAACGGCAGGGCGGAGTTCAACACGCCGATCGCGGCCAGCATCGGCCAACGGTGCAAGGGGAAGCGGTCGCGCGCCAGCCACAAAAACGGCAGCAGCACCGCCGCACCCAGTGCCAGGCGGATTTCCACCAGGGCCACCGTGCCGAACTTGGGCGCCGCCACGCGCATGAACAGGAACGAGCAGCCCCATACGATGCCAAGAAAACCCAGCTCCAGCGGGGTCCGCCATTCGCGCGTCGCACCGACCGGCTGCGTCGACGAGTGCGCACTCATGGGCGTGCTCCGGCACCATGCCGTGCGGTACTGAAACGGCAGCAGACAAGCGCGGGCAGACAGCTGGGCATGGCACGATCATCGCAACGGGATGGCGCAGCATCGGCTGCCACTGCGGGCGCGACAAGCGCGTAGTATCGCGGTCAGCCACAAATCTGACTCATGTCTCGATGAATCTGCGCCCGACCCTGTTGCCCGCGCTGGGCGTGTTCGCCGCCGCCGCGCGCCACCAAAATTTTGCGCATGCGGCCGAAGAACTGCATCTCACCGCCAGCGCGGTCAGTCACCACGTGCGCAAGCTCGAAGCGTTGCTGGGCGTCACCTTGTTTCAGCGGCTGCCGCGCGGGGTCAAACTCACCGCCGAAGGCCGCCAGCTGGCCGACGCCGCCACCGCCGCCCTGGCCGAGATCGCCGCGGTGGCCGGCAACCTGCACCCGCGCGAAGACGCCATCCCGCTACGCGTGACCACGCTGCGCTCGCTGTCATACTGCTGGCTGTTGCCGCGGCTGCCGCGCTTTTGCCGCGCCCATCCGCACATCCGCCTGGACCTGCAATCGGACCCGGCGTTTTCGCGTTTCGAAGAAGGCGGCCCCGAACTGGGCATTCGGTATGGGCAAGGCGCATGGCCCGGACTGACCTCGCAGCATTTGATGGACGATGAGTTGTTCCCGGTGGCCTCGCCTTCGTTGCCGGAAGTGGCGGCACTGCGCACACCGGCGCAGATCGCCCAGCTGCCGCTGCTGAGTGACATGTCGCCGCAGGGCTGGCGCGACTGGTTTCGCGCCGCCCAGGTGCGCGGCACCACGCTGCCACCGATGCATACCTTCAACGACAGCACCGATGCGATGCGCGCGGCGGTCTACGGCCTGGGCGCGGTGCTGGCACGCAAGCACATCGCCCAGCCCTACCTGCAACGCTACGAACTGGTGCGGCTGCCAGGCCCCACGCTCAAGGCCCGCTACGCGTATTACATCGTGCACCCCAGCCACCGCGAGCCCAGCCCGGCGGCAGCGTTGTTCATCGACTGGCTCAAACGCGAAGCCCTGGACGAACGTACCCCGATGCCTGCATTGCCGGCAGAACTGA
This genomic window contains:
- a CDS encoding DMT family transporter, with product MSAHSSTQPVGATREWRTPLELGFLGIVWGCSFLFMRVAAPKFGTVALVEIRLALGAAVLLPFLWLARDRFPLHRWPMLAAIGVLNSALPFLLFAWGAQHAPAAVGAICNAMTVLFTALIAFLFFGERIGTRRALALLVGFIGVLVLATGKSAGLSVGPAALAGATASLLYGIGYNLVKRHMGDLPPAASAASTLGCSALLLAPLAWLQWPTTPVPAVAWVCATALGVVCTGLAFLMYYRLIQRIGPARASTVTYLVPVFGALLAWSLLGEPLTWTMLLAAVLILGSVAFSQRAR
- a CDS encoding LysR substrate-binding domain-containing protein; this encodes MNLRPTLLPALGVFAAAARHQNFAHAAEELHLTASAVSHHVRKLEALLGVTLFQRLPRGVKLTAEGRQLADAATAALAEIAAVAGNLHPREDAIPLRVTTLRSLSYCWLLPRLPRFCRAHPHIRLDLQSDPAFSRFEEGGPELGIRYGQGAWPGLTSQHLMDDELFPVASPSLPEVAALRTPAQIAQLPLLSDMSPQGWRDWFRAAQVRGTTLPPMHTFNDSTDAMRAAVYGLGAVLARKHIAQPYLQRYELVRLPGPTLKARYAYYIVHPSHREPSPAAALFIDWLKREALDERTPMPALPAELMAMPRA